One genomic window of Octopus bimaculoides isolate UCB-OBI-ISO-001 unplaced genomic scaffold, ASM119413v2 Scaffold_58967, whole genome shotgun sequence includes the following:
- the LOC106876468 gene encoding uncharacterized protein LOC106876468: MRRPVVWQCQNHKFECDLTCANNNEFKVFQTGNGSLLWIRQVTEECLTWKFEDANINGGIIHLKLSNQGTIAKRIESNETRTSNTSSIFTMGLVKLGIIFSIVTGLCIYKFKKNRSNNKTSRNNNNRRY; this comes from the exons ATGCGGAGACCGGTGGTGTGGCAATGCCAAAATCATAAGTTCGAATGTGACTTGACATGCGCTAACAATAATGAATTCAAAGTTTTCCAGACGGGCAACGGTTCTCTTCTTTGGATCAGACAAGTAACTGAGGAATGTTTGACTTGGAAGTTTGAGGATGCGAACATAAACGGTGGAATAATTCATTTGAAGCTAAGca ATCAGGGAACGATAGCGAAAAGAATTGAATCTAATGAAACAAGAACCAGCAACACATCCAGCATTTTCACAATGGGCCTTGTGAAACTCGGCATTATTTTTTCAATTGTAACTGGTCTCTGCATTTACAAGTTTAAGAAAAATCGAAGTAACAACAAAAC atcaagaaacaacaacaacagaagataTTGA